One Pectobacterium colocasium DNA segment encodes these proteins:
- a CDS encoding TolC family outer membrane protein — translation MIRRYQFALLPFITVFSTALHAETIQEAIRSTLYTHPEVSASINNRFSAEHDLRAAKGGYLPSITLSAGVGREETDSPSTRASANKRVELSRQESSINLSQTVFDGFATSSEVGRQRATVNSRAYKVLNTSESTALDTVQVYLNVLQRQEFVRLAQANLTSHERIYDQIRLRSEQGVGRLADLDQAEARLAQARNNVLTEQTNLDDAKINYMSIVGKVPDNLVMPDASVIKLPASLEEAQRIMLANSPALKSAESDIEATQQQYEASKSTFYPRLNVELSRTMDNNVDGTRGQNNEWQAMVRMRYNLYEGGSSKANMESKAYQVKEAQDVRNNALRLLSEELKLAWSALNNSRQQLPIAAEYADRSMKVRTAYQKQFGLGERTLLDLLDSENELFTAQRRLVEVRFTSLYTEYRIASRMGELLNRLAIPAPEAGTSLTNVTTHAELPSLN, via the coding sequence ATGATTCGTAGATACCAATTTGCTTTATTGCCTTTTATTACTGTTTTTTCCACAGCGCTCCATGCCGAGACGATTCAGGAAGCCATTAGAAGCACGCTCTACACCCACCCCGAAGTGAGTGCATCCATTAATAATCGTTTTTCTGCCGAACATGATTTACGCGCAGCAAAAGGAGGATATCTTCCCTCCATCACCCTAAGCGCAGGCGTGGGCCGCGAAGAAACCGATAGCCCCTCAACACGTGCCAGCGCTAATAAGCGCGTTGAACTCAGCCGTCAGGAATCGAGTATTAATCTAAGCCAGACGGTGTTCGATGGTTTCGCCACCTCAAGTGAGGTCGGCAGACAACGCGCCACCGTCAATTCACGCGCCTATAAAGTATTAAATACTAGTGAGTCGACAGCGTTAGATACGGTTCAGGTTTATCTCAATGTGTTACAGCGTCAGGAATTCGTCCGTCTGGCGCAAGCCAACCTGACAAGCCATGAGCGTATTTACGATCAAATCAGACTGCGCAGCGAACAGGGCGTTGGTCGATTGGCCGATTTGGATCAGGCCGAAGCTCGTCTCGCACAGGCTCGTAATAACGTGCTGACAGAGCAAACCAATCTGGACGATGCCAAAATCAACTACATGAGCATTGTAGGCAAAGTACCCGATAATTTGGTGATGCCCGATGCTTCTGTGATAAAACTCCCCGCCTCGTTGGAAGAAGCCCAGCGCATCATGCTGGCTAACAGCCCGGCGCTGAAATCCGCGGAGTCAGATATTGAAGCCACACAGCAACAATATGAGGCTTCAAAATCAACATTTTATCCACGCCTCAACGTTGAACTCTCTCGTACGATGGATAACAACGTTGACGGGACGCGCGGCCAAAACAATGAATGGCAGGCGATGGTGCGGATGCGCTACAACCTGTATGAAGGCGGTAGCAGCAAGGCGAATATGGAATCAAAAGCCTATCAGGTAAAAGAAGCGCAGGATGTGCGAAATAATGCCCTGCGCCTGCTGAGCGAAGAGCTAAAACTAGCCTGGTCAGCGTTAAATAACTCGCGTCAACAGTTGCCGATCGCCGCCGAGTATGCCGACCGCAGTATGAAAGTGCGTACCGCCTATCAAAAACAATTTGGCCTGGGGGAAAGGACGCTATTGGACTTGCTGGACAGTGAAAACGAGCTGTTCACAGCACAACGCCGTCTGGTCGAGGTTCGCTTCACTTCACTCTATACCGAATACCGGATCGCATCACGCATGGGAGAACTATTAAATCGTTTGGCGATCCCAGCACCTGAGGCCGGTACCAGCTTGACAAACGTAACCACCCACGCAGAGTTGCCGAGCCTTAATTAA
- a CDS encoding type I secretion system permease/ATPase, protein MKLHSVQETHGSDTSVTQEPVAHESAVFHESTVVHESTVVHESTAVHEATAAHENNSDPRSRHDDPLLDSLLILCALQGKSVSRTTLTAGLPLANQRLSVKLLPRAAARAGLQGRVLKRSLNKISDMSLPAMLLLREGRAAILLGWNADGSARLMPSETEGGEISVEHNTLQQNYLGLVMFAQPRHQFDLQNPSLIPRTKSWFKDTLKLSRSLYLDAILATLLVNIIALATPLFVMNVYDRVVPNQATATLWVLAIGVTGAFVFDLILKTLRGICLDMAGKKTDLIISATLFERITGMSMKARPPRVGSFAQNIHEFQSLRDFLSSLTLTTLIDFPFTLLLLLVIGIIGGPLVWVSILAYPIALLASWAMQKPLSATIEKTMHLASERQATLIETLSCLDAIKVNNAESERQHQWEQTIGSLSKLEMRAKALSSLAVNLTQWFQQFAGVAMIVVGVYMLINGKLSMGGLIACYMLNGRALMPLGQLSGLVSRYQQARLTMQTTEQMMQLPQERSDNERPLKRESIRGGIEFRDVTFNYPEQKTSSLQGISLTIAPGEKVGVIGRSGSGKSSLQKLIVNLYQPNTGNILIDGVDARQLDVSDLRHNIGYVPQDIQLFSGSLRNNLISGARYVEDEAMLRAAEISGVNEFARLHPDGYNLQVGERGQQLSGGQRQAVAIARALLLDPPILVLDEPTSSMDNTSEDRLKQALAPVIAEKTLLLVTHRVSMLALVDRLVIVDKGKIIADGPKAIVMDALKKGQINASR, encoded by the coding sequence ATGAAGTTGCATTCAGTACAAGAGACTCATGGTTCTGATACATCAGTTACCCAGGAGCCTGTCGCCCATGAGTCTGCTGTTTTTCATGAATCAACGGTTGTTCATGAATCAACGGTTGTTCATGAATCAACGGCCGTTCATGAAGCGACTGCCGCGCATGAAAATAATAGTGACCCTCGTAGCCGTCATGATGACCCGCTATTGGATAGTTTACTGATCCTCTGTGCCTTGCAGGGGAAATCGGTCAGCCGTACCACACTCACCGCCGGGCTCCCCTTAGCCAACCAGCGGTTATCGGTAAAATTGCTTCCGAGAGCTGCGGCGCGTGCAGGGCTGCAAGGGCGTGTTCTCAAACGTTCGTTGAATAAAATTTCCGACATGTCACTCCCCGCGATGTTGCTGTTACGGGAAGGACGCGCGGCAATTCTGCTAGGCTGGAACGCTGACGGTAGCGCACGCCTGATGCCCAGCGAAACAGAAGGCGGGGAAATTTCCGTCGAGCACAATACGCTGCAACAGAATTATCTGGGCCTGGTGATGTTCGCCCAGCCTCGTCACCAGTTCGATCTGCAAAATCCGTCGCTGATCCCCCGAACCAAATCCTGGTTCAAGGATACGCTTAAGCTTTCACGTTCGCTCTACCTCGATGCCATCCTCGCCACGCTGCTGGTGAACATCATCGCACTGGCTACGCCGCTGTTCGTGATGAATGTCTATGATCGGGTTGTGCCGAATCAGGCAACGGCGACATTGTGGGTGTTGGCTATCGGCGTTACTGGTGCTTTTGTTTTCGATTTGATACTCAAAACGCTGCGCGGCATTTGCCTTGATATGGCCGGTAAAAAAACCGATCTGATTATTTCCGCCACGCTATTTGAACGCATTACCGGTATGTCGATGAAGGCCCGGCCACCACGTGTCGGTAGCTTTGCGCAGAATATTCATGAATTTCAATCGCTCAGAGACTTCCTTTCCTCGCTGACGCTGACGACACTGATCGACTTTCCTTTTACGCTGCTTCTGTTGTTGGTTATCGGCATTATCGGCGGCCCGCTGGTCTGGGTTTCCATCCTCGCCTACCCTATCGCCCTGTTGGCGAGTTGGGCGATGCAAAAGCCGCTATCCGCCACCATTGAAAAAACAATGCACCTTGCCAGCGAGCGGCAGGCTACGCTGATCGAAACGCTGAGCTGTCTGGATGCAATCAAGGTCAATAATGCAGAAAGTGAACGTCAGCACCAATGGGAACAGACTATTGGTAGCCTGAGCAAGCTGGAAATGCGAGCCAAGGCGTTGTCTTCACTGGCAGTAAACCTGACGCAATGGTTCCAGCAATTTGCCGGTGTTGCCATGATCGTCGTCGGCGTCTACATGCTGATTAACGGTAAGCTCAGTATGGGTGGATTGATTGCCTGTTACATGCTGAACGGCAGAGCGCTTATGCCGCTGGGTCAACTGTCTGGTTTGGTCAGCCGTTACCAGCAGGCGCGTTTGACGATGCAAACCACCGAACAAATGATGCAGTTGCCACAAGAGCGTAGCGATAACGAACGTCCGCTGAAGCGCGAGAGCATCCGGGGCGGTATCGAATTTCGCGATGTGACGTTCAATTATCCAGAACAAAAAACCAGTTCGCTGCAAGGCATCAGCCTGACCATCGCTCCCGGCGAGAAAGTCGGCGTTATTGGTCGTAGCGGGTCAGGAAAAAGCTCACTGCAAAAACTGATAGTGAACCTCTATCAGCCTAACACCGGCAATATTCTGATCGACGGCGTCGATGCCCGTCAGTTGGATGTCAGCGATTTACGCCACAATATCGGCTATGTTCCTCAAGATATTCAGCTATTTAGTGGCTCACTGCGCAATAACCTGATTAGTGGCGCACGCTATGTCGAAGATGAAGCGATGCTGCGAGCCGCAGAGATTTCAGGGGTGAACGAGTTTGCCCGTCTGCATCCGGATGGCTACAACCTTCAGGTTGGCGAACGCGGTCAACAGCTCTCCGGCGGGCAGCGTCAGGCTGTCGCGATAGCCAGAGCGCTGTTGCTCGATCCGCCGATTCTGGTGCTGGATGAACCCACCAGTTCGATGGATAACACCAGTGAAGATCGGTTAAAGCAGGCTTTGGCTCCCGTCATTGCGGAAAAAACGCTTTTACTGGTTACCCATCGGGTTTCCATGCTGGCACTGGTCGATCGTTTAGTGATCGTCGATAAAGGCAAAATTATTGCGGATGGGCCGAAGGCGATCGTGATGGATGCGTTGAAGAAGGGGCAGATCAATGCGTCTCGGTAA
- a CDS encoding HlyD family type I secretion periplasmic adaptor subunit yields the protein MRLGKYIKRIKRYFVGGDEESLQTMPEVSRAMAEDSPRSIRFTLWAIGAFFLFFILWAGLADIDEVTRGDGKAIPSSRLQKIQNLEGGIVTEVFIREGQVVNAGDPLLRLDDTRFASNVGETEADRLALLSRIERLNAEINDRDLVLSEEITTQAPKIAAGEKELYNSRRQQLHNEVSGLEEQLIQRRQELRDFSAKEIQFRNSLGLLQQEIKMSEPLIAEGAISKVEVLRLRRAEVETRGQLDSIKLSIPRAESAIKESENKIEETRSRYKSEALSQLSEAQTNLNKIEATGKALEDRVNRTLVVSPVRGIVQQVLVNTIGGVIQPGSDLVEIVPLDDNLLVEARIRPQDIAFLHPGQDAIIKLTAYDYTIYGGLKGQLEQISPDTVTDKEGNSFYIIRLRTDKNYLGSADKPLLIIPGMVASVDIITGKKTILSYLLKPIIRAKAEALRER from the coding sequence ATGCGTCTCGGTAAATATATCAAACGAATCAAACGCTATTTTGTCGGCGGAGATGAAGAAAGCCTTCAAACGATGCCTGAAGTGAGCCGGGCAATGGCTGAAGATTCGCCACGTTCTATTCGCTTTACACTATGGGCTATCGGCGCTTTTTTCCTGTTTTTCATCCTGTGGGCCGGGCTGGCGGATATTGATGAAGTCACGCGGGGTGACGGTAAAGCCATCCCCTCTTCCCGATTGCAAAAAATCCAAAACCTGGAAGGTGGGATCGTCACGGAAGTGTTCATACGTGAAGGCCAGGTCGTCAATGCCGGCGATCCTTTGCTGCGTCTTGATGATACACGTTTTGCGTCCAACGTCGGTGAAACAGAGGCCGATCGGCTTGCGCTGCTCTCGCGCATTGAACGTCTGAACGCCGAAATCAACGATCGGGATCTGGTGCTTTCGGAAGAAATTACAACGCAAGCGCCCAAAATCGCAGCAGGAGAAAAAGAGCTGTATAACAGCCGCCGCCAGCAGCTCCACAATGAGGTGTCCGGTTTGGAAGAGCAGTTGATCCAGCGTCGCCAGGAACTGAGAGATTTCTCTGCCAAGGAAATTCAGTTCCGCAATAGTCTGGGTCTGCTCCAGCAAGAAATTAAAATGTCAGAACCGCTAATCGCGGAAGGTGCCATTTCTAAAGTTGAAGTGTTACGACTGCGCCGCGCAGAGGTCGAAACCCGTGGCCAGCTTGATTCCATCAAGCTTTCGATTCCGCGGGCGGAGTCTGCGATTAAAGAGAGCGAGAATAAAATAGAGGAAACGCGCAGCCGTTATAAAAGCGAGGCGTTATCTCAGCTAAGTGAAGCACAAACCAACCTGAACAAAATTGAAGCCACGGGCAAAGCACTTGAAGACCGGGTAAACCGAACGCTGGTCGTCTCCCCCGTTCGCGGTATTGTGCAGCAGGTTTTAGTGAATACCATCGGCGGGGTGATTCAACCGGGTAGCGACCTGGTGGAGATTGTTCCACTGGACGATAACCTGTTGGTGGAAGCCAGGATTCGGCCACAGGATATTGCGTTTTTGCATCCAGGTCAGGATGCCATAATCAAATTAACAGCCTATGACTACACCATCTATGGTGGTTTAAAAGGCCAGTTGGAACAAATCAGCCCAGATACCGTAACCGATAAAGAAGGGAACAGCTTTTATATTATTCGCTTACGGACTGATAAGAATTATTTAGGCTCAGCCGATAAACCACTTCTTATCATTCCAGGTATGGTGGCCTCTGTTGATATAATAACGGGAAAGAAAACGATCCTCAGCTATTTGTTAAAACCGATTATTCGAGCAAAAGCAGAAGCACTACGGGAAAGATAA